One Gloeothece verrucosa PCC 7822 DNA window includes the following coding sequences:
- a CDS encoding substrate-binding domain-containing protein: protein MQIIKLKFRQTSEKGFLVTLNHQSLPVEIEGFLPRFPSALLSSFEQWQTAYRQLEELRLDPSRSAFRLTPKSVTVVSHSSYSQAVKTHLNQWLNNNHKDWQPIREGLISLAHQFPSRETEEIQLIIDAQNLKLCHLPWQEWDLLEQYYPHTEAAFCTAKGKQSCWPKISPHQAAPVPRILVVIGRSQGINTYADLANIRELAPDSEIVCLQQPSLKELCEALWDESGHHIFIFTGHSRSEKEGKIGWLEVNDQESLSIEAFRDALKTAINKGLQLAIFNSCDGLGLAYQLADLNLPHSIVMREPVPDEVAMEFLQYFFKEFTANKSLFASVQIAKKKLEPFREKYPGACWLPTLCLSAAVTPLTWKDLNHTENNRLVSAEKKLSLIQKIGLIILVSLLSFWLGLSFNSLYYRVAKSYPNWHYSTLKSIKDYPRGTWQYSGSTTWAPIREIVDQHIKQQHPDFNLVYTPHPTLPPGSGTGIKMLLDGEIAFAQSSRPLNNDEYQLANQRGIKIQQIPIAIDSIAVVVNQKLNINNITLKQLEAIYSGKIRNWNQLGGETLEIIPYLRPVQSGTTEFFQENILGKQNLTEKVNIIDEPDLALHLLSQENNRGGIYLSSTAELINQCRLKPLSISRQGGENFILPYKPQKIDPKKCNNQLNIEALKKGDYPLTRRLFLIKENNVQIDGKVGDTYQKFLGTDEAQKLIKKAGFIPVPIF, encoded by the coding sequence ATGCAGATTATTAAACTTAAATTTAGGCAAACTTCAGAAAAAGGTTTTTTAGTTACTCTTAATCATCAGAGTCTGCCTGTAGAAATTGAGGGTTTTCTGCCTCGATTTCCTAGTGCTTTGCTATCTTCTTTTGAGCAATGGCAAACGGCTTATCGTCAATTAGAAGAATTGCGGCTCGATCCCTCAAGATCTGCGTTCCGTCTTACGCCCAAATCGGTTACGGTTGTTTCTCATTCCAGCTATAGCCAAGCGGTTAAAACTCACCTCAATCAATGGCTTAATAATAATCATAAAGACTGGCAACCGATCCGGGAAGGATTAATTTCTCTTGCTCATCAATTCCCGTCGCGAGAAACTGAAGAAATTCAGCTAATTATTGATGCTCAAAACCTTAAATTATGTCATCTTCCCTGGCAAGAATGGGATTTATTAGAACAGTATTATCCTCATACAGAAGCGGCTTTTTGTACGGCTAAAGGAAAACAGTCTTGCTGGCCAAAAATTTCTCCTCATCAAGCTGCGCCGGTTCCGAGAATTTTGGTCGTTATCGGCAGAAGTCAGGGAATTAATACCTATGCCGATTTAGCAAATATTAGAGAACTTGCTCCGGATTCAGAAATCGTTTGTTTACAGCAACCCTCTTTAAAAGAATTATGTGAGGCGCTTTGGGATGAGTCAGGACATCATATTTTTATTTTTACAGGACATAGCCGCTCTGAAAAAGAGGGAAAAATTGGCTGGCTGGAAGTCAATGACCAGGAAAGTTTAAGCATAGAAGCTTTTCGAGATGCTTTAAAAACGGCCATTAATAAGGGCTTACAATTAGCAATTTTTAATTCTTGTGATGGCTTAGGGTTAGCCTATCAATTGGCAGATTTAAATTTGCCTCATAGTATTGTCATGCGCGAACCGGTACCCGATGAAGTGGCGATGGAATTTTTACAATATTTTTTTAAAGAATTTACCGCGAATAAATCTTTATTTGCTTCTGTACAAATTGCTAAAAAGAAGTTAGAACCTTTTAGAGAAAAGTATCCGGGTGCTTGTTGGTTGCCGACTTTATGTCTTTCGGCGGCGGTTACTCCCCTTACTTGGAAAGACCTTAATCACACAGAGAATAATCGGCTGGTGTCGGCTGAAAAAAAATTAAGTTTAATTCAGAAAATTGGCTTAATTATCCTCGTGAGTCTTTTAAGTTTTTGGCTCGGACTTTCTTTTAATAGTTTATATTATCGGGTGGCGAAAAGTTATCCTAATTGGCATTATTCTACGCTGAAATCCATTAAAGATTATCCTCGCGGAACTTGGCAATATAGCGGCAGTACAACTTGGGCACCGATTCGAGAAATTGTCGATCAACATATTAAACAACAACATCCAGATTTTAATCTTGTCTATACCCCTCATCCCACTTTGCCGCCCGGTTCAGGCACCGGCATTAAAATGTTGTTAGATGGTGAAATCGCTTTTGCTCAATCTTCCCGCCCCCTGAATAATGATGAATATCAATTGGCTAATCAAAGAGGCATTAAAATTCAACAAATTCCTATTGCGATTGATAGTATTGCTGTGGTGGTCAATCAAAAATTAAATATTAATAATATAACCCTCAAACAACTTGAAGCTATTTATAGCGGCAAAATTCGCAATTGGAATCAACTCGGAGGAGAAACCCTAGAGATAATACCTTATTTGCGTCCGGTTCAAAGCGGAACTACAGAATTTTTTCAAGAAAATATTTTAGGAAAACAAAATTTAACTGAAAAGGTTAATATCATTGATGAGCCTGATTTGGCTTTGCATCTATTAAGTCAAGAAAATAATCGAGGCGGCATATACTTGTCTTCTACGGCTGAACTGATCAATCAATGCAGACTTAAACCCTTATCGATTAGTCGTCAAGGAGGCGAAAATTTTATTCTTCCCTATAAACCCCAAAAAATAGAC
- a CDS encoding DUF1822 family protein, translated as MITGSRPQPITVLLDKQAHHYAQLFASEQLNPEKGKQVYLNTLAVYAVHCYCQWLSIPHSLQQGDCWQPQLRAIFNVADLVLPQIGKLECRPLFPDDQGFFIPPEASSDRLGYIAVQFRETLDQVELLGFINSTDIGDVLQAIPLTQLQPLDHLMDTLDRHQISVNLRQWFQDNFSPEWQPPSLILALAGPTLRSAPVAQSEFEPSISRAKVIHWEKTELNLILGVKIREQSAQEVDICLQIYPNQQLLHLPSQLQVTVFDQAGTAALQAKTGDADNWIQLEFTCHPPEKFSLTLTLGENTMTELFNI; from the coding sequence ATGATCACAGGTTCTCGCCCTCAACCCATTACCGTTTTGTTAGACAAACAGGCTCATCATTATGCCCAACTGTTTGCCAGTGAACAACTTAACCCCGAAAAAGGGAAACAAGTTTATCTCAATACTCTTGCTGTTTATGCGGTTCACTGTTATTGTCAATGGTTATCTATTCCTCATAGTCTTCAACAAGGGGATTGTTGGCAGCCGCAATTAAGAGCCATTTTTAACGTGGCCGACCTGGTATTACCCCAAATTGGTAAATTAGAATGTCGTCCCCTATTCCCCGATGACCAAGGGTTTTTCATTCCTCCAGAAGCGAGTAGTGATCGCCTTGGCTACATTGCGGTACAGTTTAGAGAAACCTTAGATCAAGTAGAATTGTTAGGATTTATTAACAGTACAGACATTGGGGACGTTCTTCAAGCCATTCCCCTGACTCAACTGCAACCGCTTGATCATCTAATGGATACCCTTGATCGTCATCAAATTTCCGTGAATTTGCGTCAATGGTTTCAAGACAATTTTTCCCCAGAATGGCAGCCGCCCAGTTTAATTTTAGCCCTGGCCGGACCAACGCTCAGATCGGCCCCTGTTGCTCAAAGCGAATTTGAGCCTAGTATTTCCCGAGCCAAAGTTATACACTGGGAAAAGACAGAATTAAACCTGATTTTAGGGGTAAAAATTCGGGAGCAATCAGCCCAAGAAGTTGATATTTGCTTACAAATTTATCCTAACCAACAACTTTTGCACCTTCCCTCCCAATTACAGGTTACTGTCTTTGATCAAGCCGGCACGGCGGCCTTACAAGCTAAAACCGGAGACGCTGATAATTGGATTCAACTCGAGTTTACCTGTCATCCCCCAGAAAAATTTAGCCTAACCCTAACCCTAGGAGAAAATACCATGACTGAATTATTTAATATCTAA
- a CDS encoding pentapeptide repeat-containing protein, with protein MNSNFNLQSDAREDMDVEELIWRYAQGHRDFSRLDLQRVDIIQAELMEANLSRTALDWSNLSGTNLTRANLNRADLISAKLISATLIQTDLTGADLSNADLSWVNLEGAKLTYANLSNANLKQAILINADLKSANLSGANLMGVNLTGANLSRADLSKANLSNIDLSGANLNRVDLSRANLNGADLSGANLYKADLSRSNLRNGDLEGAILQGANLHKANLKGANLSGAQLKESNLNLVNLSEFSLHAGRLSSRIDLSSANLAGANLSASTLKNANLGYALLHQTYLIEVCLKAANLTDISLIAADLRGAKFRNSSLYRINFTEAIMPDGSVHP; from the coding sequence ATGAACAGCAATTTTAATCTCCAATCTGATGCAAGAGAAGACATGGATGTTGAGGAACTAATATGGCGATATGCCCAAGGGCATAGAGATTTTAGCCGCTTAGACTTACAGAGAGTAGATATTATCCAAGCGGAACTGATGGAAGCAAATTTAAGCCGGACTGCTTTAGATTGGTCTAATTTAAGTGGTACCAACTTAACGAGAGCAAATTTAAACCGGGCTGACCTAATTTCGGCCAAATTAATCAGTGCTACATTAATACAAACCGATTTAACCGGTGCAGATCTTAGTAATGCCGATCTCAGTTGGGTCAATCTCGAAGGCGCGAAATTAACCTATGCTAATCTCAGCAATGCTAACTTAAAACAGGCGATTTTAATCAACGCAGACCTGAAAAGTGCCAATCTTAGCGGGGCCAATTTGATGGGGGTTAATCTGACAGGAGCCAATTTAAGCCGCGCGGATTTGAGTAAAGCGAATTTAAGCAATATTGATTTAAGCGGGGCAAATTTAAACCGGGTTGATCTGAGTCGGGCTAACTTAAATGGGGCAGATTTAAGCGGAGCAAATTTATATAAAGCCGACTTAAGTAGAAGTAACCTTCGCAATGGAGATTTAGAGGGAGCAATCCTGCAAGGAGCCAATTTACATAAAGCGAATTTAAAAGGAGCCAATCTAAGCGGGGCACAATTAAAAGAGAGTAACTTAAACCTAGTTAATCTATCAGAGTTTAGCCTGCACGCCGGCAGACTTTCCAGTCGGATAGATTTAAGTTCAGCGAATTTAGCCGGTGCTAATCTGAGTGCATCAACGCTTAAAAATGCTAATTTAGGCTATGCTTTATTGCATCAAACTTATTTAATAGAAGTCTGTTTAAAAGCCGCCAATCTCACTGATATTTCTTTGATTGCAGCCGATCTCAGAGGGGCTAAGTTCCGCAATAGTAGTCTTTATAGAATTAACTTTACAGAAGCCATTATGCCTGATGGTAGTGTTCATCCTTAG
- the leuD gene encoding 3-isopropylmalate dehydratase small subunit, whose product MSQVTQISGRGIPLVGDDIDTDRIIPARFLRCVTFEGLGEQVFIDDRQQMQGKHPFDLPQYQGANLLVVNANFGCGSSREHAPQAIIRWGIKAIIGESFAEIFFGNCIANGVPCVTASPETVEKIQSLLQENPALSLSLDLAAMKVQCGEFVADVSMGEGSRQMLIEGSWDSCGQLIQNLSEIQETAKKLPYLNWKNAVEV is encoded by the coding sequence ATGAGTCAAGTCACCCAAATTTCAGGACGAGGTATCCCTTTAGTGGGCGATGATATCGATACTGATCGTATTATTCCTGCGCGGTTTCTACGTTGCGTCACCTTTGAAGGCTTAGGAGAACAAGTTTTTATTGATGATCGCCAACAGATGCAAGGAAAACATCCCTTTGATCTGCCGCAATATCAGGGAGCTAATCTCTTGGTAGTTAACGCTAATTTTGGCTGTGGATCTTCAAGAGAACACGCCCCACAAGCCATTATTCGTTGGGGAATTAAAGCAATTATCGGTGAAAGTTTTGCTGAAATTTTCTTTGGCAATTGTATTGCTAACGGGGTTCCCTGTGTGACAGCTTCTCCTGAAACCGTAGAAAAAATACAATCTCTCCTGCAAGAAAATCCTGCCTTGTCCCTCAGTTTAGATTTAGCCGCTATGAAAGTGCAATGTGGCGAATTTGTTGCTGATGTTAGCATGGGAGAAGGGTCTAGACAAATGTTAATTGAAGGCTCTTGGGATAGCTGCGGACAACTCATTCAAAACCTTTCTGAAATTCAAGAAACTGCTAAAAAATTACCTTATTTAAATTGGAAAAATGCCGTAGAGGTATAA
- a CDS encoding HMA2 domain-containing protein produces the protein MSTHSSDHKAKTIVYQVMSSIPGRIRLRIPSLSANLALRENLKKFIESVKGVTQVRLNPMAESIIVNFNQNQISSAQLENQLAQAIEQQISIASPPPTLSKAVNVQPTTPSQPPLQPTEQAAQPPLQPTEQAAQPPLQPTEQAAQPPLQPTEQAAQPPLQPTEELAAQPPLQPTEELAAPPTAETFDLPPLEQEAAQGNFDPWLHQCQQQAKMIQQLQQQLAWLLATASIGSNLLNKGNFNHSTTSEPENASTFAPNLSLMQTLQREKKWQQLAEQQLEIITRLQQQITEQERLSKIAEFHLNKWKKRFFS, from the coding sequence ATGTCAACCCATTCTTCCGACCATAAGGCCAAAACCATCGTTTATCAAGTGATGAGTTCCATTCCTGGACGTATACGCCTACGTATTCCTAGTTTGTCTGCTAATTTGGCTTTAAGAGAGAACCTGAAAAAATTTATTGAGTCTGTTAAAGGGGTTACCCAAGTTCGCCTCAACCCGATGGCAGAGTCAATTATTGTTAATTTTAATCAAAATCAAATATCCTCTGCCCAACTAGAGAATCAACTCGCTCAAGCAATTGAACAACAAATATCTATTGCATCTCCACCTCCTACACTTTCAAAAGCAGTAAACGTCCAACCCACCACTCCCTCTCAACCCCCTTTACAACCCACTGAGCAAGCCGCTCAACCCCCTTTACAACCCACTGAGCAAGCCGCTCAACCCCCTTTACAACCCACTGAGCAAGCCGCTCAACCCCCTTTACAACCTACTGAGCAAGCCGCTCAACCCCCTTTACAACCCACTGAGGAATTAGCCGCTCAACCCCCTTTACAACCTACTGAGGAATTAGCCGCTCCTCCGACGGCTGAAACCTTTGATTTACCTCCCCTTGAGCAAGAGGCAGCCCAAGGCAATTTTGATCCTTGGTTGCACCAGTGTCAACAACAAGCGAAAATGATTCAACAATTACAACAGCAGTTAGCTTGGTTACTCGCTACCGCTTCTATTGGCTCTAATTTACTCAATAAGGGAAATTTTAACCATTCGACCACCAGTGAGCCAGAAAATGCCTCTACTTTTGCGCCAAATTTATCATTAATGCAAACTCTTCAACGCGAAAAAAAGTGGCAACAGTTAGCCGAACAACAACTTGAAATTATTACTCGTCTACAACAACAAATTACAGAACAAGAACGTTTATCTAAAATTGCAGAATTTCATCTTAATAAATGGAAGAAACGGTTTTTTAGTTAA
- the hemN gene encoding oxygen-independent coproporphyrinogen III oxidase, with protein sequence MKFQPQTAQFNSTLLQKYDCPTPRYTSYPPATELTTEFNHNEFLEAINRGNKAKSPLSLYFHIPFCQSACYFCGCNVIVTQQQARAVDPYLNYLSKNIESVSSFIDSDRPVVQLHWGGGTPNYLNLEHIEILWNKINQHYRFDEDAEISIEINPRYVDRNYILFLRHIGFNRISFGIQDFNPRVQEAINRVQPEEMLFNVMSWMREAGFESVNVDLIYGLPYQNRDTFKETIQKTIKLNPDRIAVFNFAYVPWMKPVQKNLPLEELPDATEKLAMLQMTIEELQAANYVFIGMDHFAKPNDELTLAQQAGKLHRNFQGYTTKPESELFGFGLTSISMLHDVYVQNHKRLKDYYRAIEAGQLPIERGVYLAQSDNILRRQVIMELMCHFRLDKRAIETKYNIHFDEYFSWEEQALKALENDGLIDLFSDRIEVTPIGRLLIRNIAYTFDAYSRVRQHHGFSKAI encoded by the coding sequence ATGAAATTTCAACCGCAAACAGCACAATTCAACTCCACATTATTGCAAAAATACGATTGTCCTACGCCTCGCTATACCAGTTATCCACCCGCCACTGAATTAACCACTGAGTTTAATCATAATGAATTTCTTGAGGCGATCAACCGGGGAAATAAGGCTAAGTCTCCCTTATCTCTTTATTTTCACATTCCTTTTTGTCAGAGTGCTTGTTATTTTTGTGGTTGCAATGTAATTGTCACACAACAGCAAGCACGAGCAGTAGATCCTTATTTGAATTATCTGTCTAAAAATATTGAGAGTGTTTCATCATTTATTGATTCAGACCGTCCGGTAGTTCAGTTACACTGGGGTGGCGGCACACCGAATTATTTAAACCTCGAGCATATTGAAATTTTATGGAATAAAATCAATCAACATTATCGCTTTGATGAAGATGCTGAGATTTCCATTGAAATTAACCCGCGTTATGTAGATAGAAATTATATTTTATTCTTGCGGCATATAGGATTTAATCGGATTAGTTTTGGAATTCAAGACTTTAATCCCCGAGTACAAGAAGCGATTAATCGAGTCCAGCCGGAAGAAATGTTATTTAATGTGATGAGTTGGATGAGGGAGGCGGGTTTTGAAAGTGTTAATGTGGACTTAATTTATGGATTGCCCTATCAAAATCGGGACACTTTTAAGGAAACCATTCAGAAAACGATAAAACTCAATCCAGATCGAATAGCGGTTTTTAACTTTGCTTATGTTCCTTGGATGAAGCCTGTACAAAAGAATTTACCGCTAGAAGAACTGCCTGACGCGACAGAAAAACTAGCGATGTTGCAGATGACGATAGAGGAATTACAAGCCGCCAATTATGTCTTTATTGGCATGGATCATTTTGCCAAGCCGAATGATGAATTAACCTTGGCTCAACAAGCGGGTAAATTACATCGAAATTTCCAGGGATATACCACTAAACCCGAATCAGAATTGTTTGGCTTTGGCTTAACATCTATTAGTATGCTGCATGATGTTTATGTGCAGAATCATAAACGCTTGAAGGATTATTACCGAGCGATTGAAGCGGGACAATTACCCATTGAAAGAGGGGTATATTTAGCGCAATCTGATAATATTCTACGCCGACAAGTGATTATGGAATTAATGTGTCATTTTCGCTTGGATAAAAGAGCAATTGAGACTAAATATAATATTCATTTCGATGAGTATTTTTCTTGGGAAGAACAGGCACTGAAAGCTTTAGAAAATGATGGACTAATTGACCTATTTTCTGATAGAATAGAAGTGACTCCTATCGGACGCTTGTTAATTAGAAATATTGCCTATACTTTTGATGCTTATAGTCGTGTGAGACAACATCATGGCTTTTCTAAGGCAATTTAA
- a CDS encoding heme oxygenase (biliverdin-producing): MSSNLATQLREGTAHSHTTAENTAFMKCFLKGIVEREPFRKLIANLYLVYSALEEELQRYQGDAVVRLMYFPELNRKENLEEDLKFYYGDNWREQITALEAGKTYVARIREIAHTEPALLIAHAYVRYMGDLSGGQGLKNIVRSALKLPDDQGTRFYEFDALPGGEAKRDFKFKYRDSLNSLPVDEALAQKIVEEANLAFGLNRDVVHELEDDVKAAVGEHVFDLLTRQDRPGSTERHHHEHQLTVNT; encoded by the coding sequence ATGAGTAGCAACTTAGCCACACAGTTACGGGAAGGAACAGCCCACTCTCACACAACCGCAGAAAACACAGCCTTTATGAAATGCTTTCTCAAAGGGATAGTTGAAAGAGAACCTTTCCGTAAACTAATTGCTAACTTGTACTTAGTTTATAGTGCCTTAGAAGAAGAACTACAACGTTATCAGGGTGATGCTGTAGTGAGATTGATGTATTTTCCTGAACTCAACCGCAAGGAAAACCTAGAAGAAGACCTCAAATTTTATTACGGGGACAACTGGCGCGAACAAATCACCGCTTTAGAGGCCGGAAAAACTTATGTAGCGCGTATTCGTGAAATAGCCCACACTGAACCCGCTCTTTTAATCGCCCATGCTTATGTTCGTTACATGGGGGACTTATCCGGAGGTCAAGGATTAAAAAATATTGTTCGTTCTGCTTTAAAATTACCCGACGACCAAGGAACTCGTTTTTATGAATTTGACGCTTTACCCGGTGGAGAAGCCAAACGAGACTTTAAATTTAAATATCGGGATAGTCTCAATAGTTTACCGGTTGATGAAGCGTTAGCACAAAAAATAGTAGAGGAAGCTAACTTAGCTTTTGGACTAAACCGGGATGTTGTTCACGAATTAGAAGACGATGTAAAAGCCGCCGTCGGAGAGCATGTTTTTGATTTGCTGACTCGTCAAGACCGACCCGGTAGCACAGAACGTCATCATCACGAACATCAGTTAACAGTTAACACTTAA
- the acsF gene encoding magnesium-protoporphyrin IX monomethyl ester (oxidative) cyclase has product MVKTLPKVEIEELKPGIKAPAKETLLTPRFYITDFDAVANMDISLQDEELQAMLTEMRNDYNRRHFVRDDEFKQSWDHIEENKRRVFIDFLERSCTSEFSGFLLFKELSRRIKNRNPILAEIFELMARDEARHAGFLNKAMSDFQISLDLGYLTKNRTYTFFKPEWIIYAVYLSEKIGYWRYITIYRHLEKHPEYQYYPLFRMFESWCQDENRHGDIFNALLRSQKSMWNTWKGRLWGRFFLLTVFATHTLTVHERSDFYDTIGLDAKEFDRIVIRNTNETSARAFPEILNTDHPEFFTRLERCSDYNLKISEIENTNQPKWLKFLRKLPYHISIFGNLLRLYLIKPIDAEALRGTVR; this is encoded by the coding sequence ATGGTTAAGACCTTGCCTAAAGTAGAGATCGAAGAACTCAAGCCAGGAATTAAAGCCCCAGCCAAAGAAACCTTACTTACGCCTAGGTTTTATATTACAGACTTCGATGCAGTGGCGAATATGGACATCAGCCTCCAAGACGAAGAATTGCAGGCGATGTTAACGGAGATGCGTAACGACTATAACCGCCGCCATTTCGTGCGCGATGACGAATTTAAACAGTCATGGGACCATATTGAAGAAAACAAGCGTCGAGTCTTTATTGATTTTTTAGAACGTTCTTGCACGTCAGAATTTTCGGGTTTTCTCCTGTTTAAAGAATTATCTCGCCGCATTAAAAACCGTAATCCCATTTTAGCGGAGATCTTTGAACTAATGGCTCGGGATGAAGCCCGTCATGCCGGATTTCTCAACAAAGCCATGAGTGATTTTCAGATCTCTCTAGACCTAGGGTATCTAACCAAGAATAGAACATACACCTTTTTTAAACCCGAATGGATCATTTATGCCGTATATTTGTCTGAAAAAATCGGCTATTGGCGTTACATCACTATTTATCGTCACTTAGAAAAACATCCCGAGTATCAATATTACCCGCTATTTCGGATGTTCGAGAGTTGGTGTCAGGATGAAAATCGACATGGGGATATTTTTAACGCCTTATTACGCTCTCAGAAGTCGATGTGGAATACTTGGAAAGGCAGACTGTGGGGGCGTTTCTTCCTATTAACCGTATTTGCCACTCATACCTTAACCGTCCATGAACGAAGCGATTTTTATGACACCATTGGACTAGATGCCAAGGAATTTGATCGCATCGTTATTCGTAATACCAACGAAACCTCAGCAAGAGCTTTTCCAGAAATATTAAATACCGATCATCCGGAATTTTTCACTCGTCTAGAGCGTTGCTCCGACTATAATCTCAAGATCTCAGAAATCGAAAACACTAATCAGCCGAAATGGCTCAAATTCTTGCGTAAACTGCCTTATCACATCAGTATTTTTGGGAATTTGCTGAGACTATATCTTATCAAACCCATTGATGCCGAAGCACTACGAGGAACCGTGCGCTAA
- the fabZ gene encoding 3-hydroxyacyl-ACP dehydratase FabZ, with product MLTMTDAQINQEPEQTEQSEQPELDLSTLTTFKVEEIRELLPHRYPFALVDRIIDYVPGQKVVGIKNVTINEPFFAGHIPVRPIMPGVLIVESMAQVGGVLLCLLPGMRGKFFAFAGIDKVRFRRPVIPGDQLIMTVELLSFKQKRIAKMQGQGTVDGQLVVQGEMLFSRLD from the coding sequence ATGTTAACTATGACTGATGCCCAGATTAACCAGGAACCAGAACAAACAGAACAATCAGAACAACCAGAACTTGACCTATCTACTCTAACGACTTTTAAGGTGGAAGAGATTCGAGAATTATTGCCTCATCGCTATCCTTTTGCTTTAGTTGATCGCATTATTGATTATGTTCCTGGTCAAAAGGTGGTGGGGATCAAAAATGTTACGATTAATGAACCTTTTTTTGCTGGGCATATTCCTGTACGTCCCATTATGCCTGGGGTACTGATTGTAGAATCTATGGCTCAAGTGGGCGGTGTTCTGTTATGTTTGCTGCCGGGTATGAGAGGAAAGTTTTTTGCTTTTGCTGGAATTGATAAGGTGCGTTTTCGTCGTCCTGTTATTCCTGGGGATCAATTGATTATGACAGTGGAATTGTTATCGTTTAAGCAAAAGCGCATTGCTAAAATGCAAGGCCAAGGAACGGTAGATGGCCAATTGGTTGTACAGGGAGAAATGCTTTTTTCTCGCCTCGATTAA
- the lpxC gene encoding UDP-3-O-acyl-N-acetylglucosamine deacetylase: MNTIKEPFERSGVGLHSGVTTTVKVLPASWGEGRYFVRVDLPEKPVIPARIDFVHQTTLSTELANNSHAVRTVEHLLAALGGSGIDDVRIEIDGPEVPLLDGSAKEWVSAIASVGITGSKNEANLPSSLTAIVTSVISVQEGEAFVAAFPSSETRFTYGIDFAYSAIGNQWFSWSPLTETFAEAIAPARTFGLADQIEFLQKAGLIKGGNLENALVCDHQGWLNPPLRFSNEPVRHKLLDLVGDLSLLGKIPQAHFLAYKASHKLHLQLAKAIDGIFSKTPTH; encoded by the coding sequence ATGAACACGATTAAAGAACCTTTTGAACGCTCAGGCGTTGGGCTACATTCTGGAGTGACGACGACAGTTAAGGTCTTACCGGCTTCATGGGGTGAAGGGCGCTATTTTGTTAGAGTGGATTTACCAGAAAAACCCGTCATTCCGGCTAGAATCGATTTTGTTCATCAAACCACGCTATCGACAGAATTGGCTAATAATAGTCATGCTGTGCGTACTGTTGAGCATCTCTTAGCCGCTTTAGGCGGGAGTGGTATTGATGATGTTCGTATCGAAATTGATGGACCTGAAGTGCCTTTATTAGATGGTTCGGCCAAAGAATGGGTAAGCGCGATCGCTTCTGTGGGAATTACTGGGTCAAAAAATGAAGCGAACCTACCAAGTAGCCTTACCGCGATAGTAACTTCTGTCATCTCGGTACAGGAAGGAGAGGCTTTTGTGGCGGCTTTTCCCTCCTCGGAAACGCGCTTTACTTATGGGATAGATTTTGCTTATAGTGCCATCGGAAACCAATGGTTTAGTTGGAGTCCGTTAACAGAAACTTTTGCTGAGGCGATCGCCCCTGCGCGGACATTTGGCTTGGCTGATCAGATTGAATTTCTACAGAAGGCTGGTTTAATTAAAGGAGGTAATTTAGAAAATGCCTTAGTTTGTGATCATCAAGGCTGGCTTAATCCTCCTTTGAGGTTTTCAAATGAGCCAGTTCGTCATAAACTGTTAGATTTAGTGGGAGATTTAAGTTTACTGGGAAAAATTCCTCAAGCTCATTTTCTTGCTTATAAGGCGAGTCATAAACTTCATCTTCAATTAGCTAAGGCGATCGATGGCATTTTCTCAAAGACCCCTACCCACTGA